The Coffea arabica cultivar ET-39 chromosome 10e, Coffea Arabica ET-39 HiFi, whole genome shotgun sequence region ATGATAATGGTAACCTTATTCTGAGCACTTCTGATGGCCAAAATCTTTGGCAAAGTTTTGATTCCGCTACAGATACTCTCCTTCCCGAGCAACTGTTTACCAGAAACTCAATTCTTGTTTCCTCCAGAAGCAAAACTAATTATTCCTCTGGTTTTTACAAGTTATATTTCGGTAGCGATAATGTCCTGCATCTCCGGTACGAGGGCCCTGAAATAACTAATGTTTTCTGGCCTGATCCAACGCTTGTTATCTGGACCGCAGGCAGGTCCACCTACAACAGTAGTAAAGTTGCCATGTTAAACTCATCAGGCTACTTCTTGTCATCTGATACACTTCAGTTTAATACTTCTGATTGTGGTGTTAGACTTCAGAGAAGATTGGTAATGGATGTTGATGGCAACCTTCGGGTCTATAGTCTAGATAAGGCCACTCAGAGCTGGCAGGTTACATGGCAACAAAGCTCTGAACCATGCAGTATTCCTGGCATTTGTGGCGCCAACAGCATATGTAGCTCTGCTCCTGACAGTGAGAGGAAATGCACTTGTCTACCTGGATATAAGATGAACAATTTGACGGATTGGTCTAATGGGTGTGAGCCGGATTTCAAGCTCTCGTGCAATGACACTGTTTCATCAGGTTTTGTCCAATTGCTCAATGTCCAATATAATGGCTACGATCTTGGCTCGTTCACTAATTACACCTTCGAGAGTTGTAAAAACTTATGCTTGAGTTATTGTGAATGCAAAGGATTTCAATATACGTTTGACTTAGTAAATGGCTACTATAGTTGTAAGCCCAAGACTATTTTATTCAATGGATATCGTTCGGGTGATTTTCCAGATCCCATGTACATAAGAGTACCCACAATAAATCTGAATACGATTAAGCCTAGCCGAGATCTAAATTTGCAATGCACTGCCCAGATTACGCCATTGGACAGGACTTATGAAAGAAAAAACCAAGATTGGGTGAAGTCCTTTCTGTGGTGTACTCTGGCTATTGGAGCTTTCGAGATAATCTGTTTATTCACTTACTTCTTCAAAACCCAAAGACGGTCTAGTGCAAAGATACAGGGCTACCTTCAGGTTGCAACGGGATTTAGGAAATTCAGTTATGCCGAGCTGAAGAAGGCAACAAGGAACTTCAGCGAAGAAATAGGACAAGGAGGGGGTGGTGTTGTATACAAAGGCATGTTGTCGGATAATCGAGTTGCTGCGATCAAGTATCTGAAGGAAGCAATCCAAGGAGAAGCTGAATTTCTTGCGGAGATAAGCACCATTGGGAGGCTCAACCATATGAATTTGATAGAAATATGGGGCTATTGTGCCGAGGGGAAGCACAGGCTTTTGGTGTATGAATACATGGAACACGGGACTCTAGCAAACAGTTTGTGTTCTGATAAACTTGATTGGAAGAAGAGATATGAAATTGCTCTAGGTACAGCCAGGGGACTTGCTTACCTGCACGAAGAGTGCCTTGAGTGGGTTTTGCATTGTGATGTGAAGCCCGAAAACATACTTTTGAACTCTGGTTATCAGCCAAAGGTAGCAGACTTTGGGCTCTCTAAACTGCTGAACAGAAGTGGTATTGACAATCTACAATTTTCCAAGATTAGGGGAACTAGAGGTTACATGGCACCCGAATGGGCTTTCAACCTTCCAATCACTTCTAAGGTTGATGTCTATAGCTACGGAATTGTTGTGTTGGAACTAATAACTGGAAGGAGACCTACAGGTGGAAATTCTAATGATGACAGCAGCGCGGTTGAGCCGAGAAGGCTTGTGAGTTGGGTGAAGGGGAAAATGCAGGAAGCTGATGGAAGAGGATCACCTACATCTGTTATGGGAATTGTTGACCCTGCCCTGGATGGTGAATTCGATATGGAGCGGATGGAAATTTTGGTTAAAGTTGCTCTGAAGTGTGCAGAGGAGGACATAGATGCCAGGCCAACAATGAGGGAGGTGGTGGACATTCTGCTTCATCAAGAGAGTGAAGGAGCAGTAATGTTCTAGTAAGCCTATAGCTCCTTATGAtgttccagaaatctgaaattcaaTTTGCTCAAGAAATCTTGTGAATGTTGTATGTCCTAATCAACAGTTATACGTCTCTGGTTTTATTGAAATccaccctttttcttttttccttttttttgggatCATTTGATTACATAGGTGTTTAATTGCTTTGCCCCCACAGCATTCAGTGATGGGAACAAATATTCGCAGCTTGGAAATGGGGAATTTTTGTCTTCTAATCCCATGGACTATTTAATACCTGGCATTGATATTTTATGTAAAATGTTATTCAGGAAACATGTCCCACAACCTGAAACCAAAAGATGAATTGAACGGTAATGAACATTTATTGGAGGAAAAGCTGtctaattgaaatttgaaagtgcGACTGGTTCAGTATTTACTCAAAGAAAGCAAATATACAGTTGTTATAATTCATAATCGTTCAATGGCAACTGCATTATACTTAGAATCGCAAATTTGCTTTATTAGTGATTTCGTCAAAGATTTGTTCTCCTCTCCTTAACATTggaaaggaaaagaggaaaaaagtcATAGAAAAAGATACGAATTTGCTTTTATTATCAAACGGTCCGACTCATTTAAGCAAGCAATTTTTAACAAAATCAGCTAAACGTTCAGAAAACCGTAGAGAAcggcaaagaaaacaaaagaaaatcggAGACCAGCTTCTCTGCCTTGCTGATCTTCAAGTGGAGCTCTAGCTTGGTGAAATGATGCGAGTCTTTTCAACTGGACGTCAAAATGCAGCTGGTCTGGTCATCATCTTTGTCATTCAAGCTTTTGTACTGTTTCCTGTAAAATAGAGATTCCAATTTAATAACGTTTAAAGCCTTGTTATATGGAATCAATCAGATGGAGGTTTAGCAGCTCTTACAACTAAATGCAAAAGAAACTGGGGCCTATTCATTTCTCTGTGTAACGTATGGTATTCCATATTCTAAGGAAACTCTGCTGATGTTTGATTACGACAAATCAACTGCTCCTAACAGAACCAAAGAGCTAGAACATATTGAATTTGGAATTACATAATaagacaaaagagaaaaaaaaaaaagtgtcttTTAATTTTGTAGCATTTGTGTAGTATTGCTACTGAGGTCTGGTTCCAAAAactttttaacaaattttgtccattttttggACTCCATCAGTTGCTATATGTATAATTCAATTAGTCAATTCATGTTCTATCTAACTTAACAGTTAATCCATTTCCAATGTAGATGCCTGAAGGGCTAAGAGCAAAATTGGTAACAAAACTAATGTAGTCCTCTGTGAGCATTACTGGGAAGGGGATAAGGCGGAGTCTGGAAAAACGCATCAGCCAAC contains the following coding sequences:
- the LOC140003820 gene encoding putative receptor protein kinase ZmPK1, producing MATLLRFLLSSLLLSLPLPSFSRTYTSLTKGSSLSTRDFLVSTPDAIFAAGFFSVGENSYCFSVWFAERYGDNHTIVWMANRDQPVNGQHTKLILQNSGNLELTDAGQLLVWSSATESSSSVQLELHDNGNLILSTSDGQNLWQSFDSATDTLLPEQLFTRNSILVSSRSKTNYSSGFYKLYFGSDNVLHLRYEGPEITNVFWPDPTLVIWTAGRSTYNSSKVAMLNSSGYFLSSDTLQFNTSDCGVRLQRRLVMDVDGNLRVYSLDKATQSWQVTWQQSSEPCSIPGICGANSICSSAPDSERKCTCLPGYKMNNLTDWSNGCEPDFKLSCNDTVSSGFVQLLNVQYNGYDLGSFTNYTFESCKNLCLSYCECKGFQYTFDLVNGYYSCKPKTILFNGYRSGDFPDPMYIRVPTINLNTIKPSRDLNLQCTAQITPLDRTYERKNQDWVKSFLWCTLAIGAFEIICLFTYFFKTQRRSSAKIQGYLQVATGFRKFSYAELKKATRNFSEEIGQGGGGVVYKGMLSDNRVAAIKYLKEAIQGEAEFLAEISTIGRLNHMNLIEIWGYCAEGKHRLLVYEYMEHGTLANSLCSDKLDWKKRYEIALGTARGLAYLHEECLEWVLHCDVKPENILLNSGYQPKVADFGLSKLLNRSGIDNLQFSKIRGTRGYMAPEWAFNLPITSKVDVYSYGIVVLELITGRRPTGGNSNDDSSAVEPRRLVSWVKGKMQEADGRGSPTSVMGIVDPALDGEFDMERMEILVKVALKCAEEDIDARPTMREVVDILLHQESEGAVMF